One Brevibacterium spongiae DNA segment encodes these proteins:
- a CDS encoding ABC transporter permease yields MNPMRTLATTGRVLVQIRNDPRTIALLLIVPSLLIGLVAWIFDETEVFADIGPAMLALFPFIVMFLVTSIATLRERRSGTLERLLSMPLGRGDFILGYTLAFGLLAVVQTAVAVGYATLVCGLEIEGPVWLLFVVAIADALLGTALGLLASAFARTEFQVVQFMPVFVFPQILLGGIFLPRDQLPDVLEVIGDWLPLSHAIDALDAVSTGDEDTVYIWLRVLFIACWIVGAVIVGSLTLRRRTP; encoded by the coding sequence ATGAACCCGATGCGCACTCTGGCGACAACGGGACGCGTCCTCGTCCAGATCCGGAATGATCCGCGCACGATCGCCCTGCTGCTCATCGTCCCGAGCCTCCTGATCGGCCTGGTGGCGTGGATCTTCGATGAGACCGAGGTGTTCGCCGATATCGGGCCGGCGATGCTTGCGCTCTTCCCGTTCATCGTCATGTTCCTCGTCACCAGCATCGCGACCCTGCGCGAACGCCGCAGCGGAACGCTCGAGAGGCTGCTGTCGATGCCGTTGGGGCGCGGTGACTTCATCCTCGGCTACACCTTGGCGTTCGGACTGCTTGCCGTCGTGCAGACGGCCGTGGCCGTCGGCTACGCGACCCTGGTGTGCGGTCTGGAGATCGAAGGGCCGGTCTGGCTGCTATTCGTCGTGGCGATCGCCGATGCGCTGCTTGGTACGGCTTTGGGCCTGCTGGCCAGCGCTTTTGCACGTACCGAGTTCCAGGTCGTGCAGTTCATGCCCGTCTTCGTGTTCCCGCAGATCCTGCTCGGCGGGATCTTCCTCCCGCGTGATCAGCTGCCCGATGTGCTCGAGGTGATCGGCGACTGGCTGCCGCTCTCGCACGCGATCGATGCACTGGACGCGGTGTCGACCGGTGACGAGGACACCGTCTATATCTGGCTGAGAGTGCTCTTCATCGCCTGCTGGATCGTCGGCGCCGTCATCGTCGGTTCGCTCACCCTGCGCCGTCGGACGCCGTGA
- a CDS encoding ABC transporter ATP-binding protein — translation MIDSLDLELPRGAIVGLLGPSGSGKTTLMRAVVGVQIVAGGRVQVLGRPAGSADLRHRVGYMTQSASIYDDLSVRSNLRYFARVQGAPKTDVDRVLERTDLTGQADRLARALSGGQANRVSLAAAMLGSPDLLVLDEPTVGLDPVLRSDLWDLFRGLAEEGTTLLVSSHVMDEATRCDRLLLMREGAIIADTTPRDLLSSTGAASAEEAFLDIIEADTAGRGSSGRSRRSGTHLLSRGGRVGRVRGAEKGGRR, via the coding sequence GTGATCGACTCACTGGACCTCGAGTTGCCCAGGGGCGCGATCGTCGGGCTGTTGGGGCCCAGCGGCAGCGGAAAGACGACACTCATGCGGGCCGTCGTCGGGGTCCAGATCGTCGCAGGCGGACGGGTCCAGGTGCTGGGCCGCCCTGCCGGATCGGCAGATCTGCGCCACCGAGTCGGCTATATGACGCAGTCGGCGAGCATCTATGACGACCTCAGCGTGCGGTCGAATCTGCGCTACTTCGCACGAGTGCAGGGCGCTCCGAAGACCGATGTCGACCGAGTCCTCGAACGCACGGACCTGACAGGGCAAGCCGATCGGCTGGCACGGGCGCTCTCCGGAGGTCAGGCCAACCGAGTGTCACTGGCCGCGGCGATGCTCGGATCCCCGGACCTGTTGGTCCTCGACGAACCGACCGTGGGTCTCGATCCTGTGCTGCGCAGTGATCTGTGGGACCTCTTCCGCGGCCTCGCCGAGGAGGGAACGACGCTGCTGGTCTCGAGCCACGTCATGGATGAGGCCACGCGCTGCGACCGGCTGCTGCTCATGCGGGAGGGGGCGATCATCGCCGATACGACACCGCGCGATCTGCTCTCCAGCACGGGGGCCGCCTCGGCGGAAGAAGCGTTCCTCGACATCATCGAAGCGGACACGGCTGGAAGGGGATCTTCCGGGCGGAGCCGGCGATCGGGGACCCATCTGCTCTCGCGAGGCGGTCGCGTTGGCAGGGTCCGCGGCGCGGAAAAGGGAGGTCGGCGATGA
- a CDS encoding TetR family transcriptional regulator: MADVKPGPRRRGRPPKESGSDARTAITDAASVEFAEKGYDKASLRSIARRAQVDSALVHHYFDSKAGLFAEVVRLPVRPDRIVRTALDVSDDRLGESLVRTVLSAWERSSVKSIGVTVLRSAVSDSAAGRLIRQFLLRELKGAVAARIADSGVDQAEADLRATLVLTQMAGALIFRHVLELDPLASMPVDDLTARLAPAVQGHFDEVSDAK; this comes from the coding sequence ATGGCGGATGTGAAGCCGGGGCCCCGCCGGAGGGGGCGCCCACCTAAGGAAAGCGGCAGTGACGCTCGGACAGCGATCACCGATGCCGCCTCGGTGGAATTCGCGGAGAAGGGCTACGACAAGGCGTCTCTGCGCAGCATCGCCCGCCGAGCCCAGGTCGACTCCGCGCTCGTCCACCACTACTTCGATTCGAAGGCCGGTCTCTTCGCCGAGGTCGTCAGGCTTCCCGTTCGGCCGGACCGCATCGTCCGCACGGCCTTGGACGTATCGGACGACCGCCTCGGCGAGTCCCTCGTGCGCACGGTGCTCAGCGCCTGGGAACGATCGAGCGTGAAGTCGATCGGGGTGACAGTTCTGCGTTCCGCGGTGAGCGACTCGGCGGCGGGGCGCCTGATCAGGCAATTTCTCCTGCGCGAGCTCAAAGGAGCGGTGGCGGCGAGGATCGCGGACAGCGGCGTCGACCAGGCTGAGGCGGATCTGCGGGCCACGCTCGTTCTCACTCAGATGGCGGGTGCACTCATATTTCGCCACGTCCTCGAACTCGACCCGTTGGCATCGATGCCGGTCGACGATCTCACTGCACGCCTGGCGCCCGCGGTGCAGGGGCATTTCGATGAGGTCAGCGACGCGAAGTGA
- a CDS encoding pyridoxal phosphate-dependent aminotransferase — MFRQSSKLANVLYGIRGPVLEEAQAMEAAGHTILKLNIGNPAPFGFEAPEAIVQDIAANLPVTQGYSDSRGILSARRAVVQYYETRGIHNLGTDEVFLGNGVSELITLSLQALCNPEDEILVPGPDYPLWTASVALSGGTPVHYRCAEEDAWQPDLDDLESRITERTRGIVVINPNNPTGAVYSKETLQKIADIARRHGLIVFSDEIYEKITYNGVELVNMATLTGDDVLCLTFSGLSKAYRVAGYRSGWLAITGPLDEAHSYLEGIKLLANMRMCSNVPAQHAIQAALGGKQSIDDLILPTGRLGHQMQVAYEGLNSIDGVSAHRADGALYMFAKLDVEKFGITDDEQFALDLLREQKILVSHGTAFNWPKPDHFRLVTLPSVEVLTEAIERLDTFLSGYRQVAPTTCELPIVREPARAGSAAAG, encoded by the coding sequence ATGTTCAGGCAGTCGTCGAAGTTGGCCAATGTCCTCTATGGCATCCGAGGACCCGTCCTCGAAGAGGCCCAGGCGATGGAAGCCGCCGGGCACACGATCCTCAAGCTCAACATCGGCAACCCTGCCCCCTTCGGCTTCGAAGCCCCCGAGGCGATCGTCCAGGACATCGCCGCGAACCTGCCCGTGACGCAGGGCTATTCCGACTCGCGGGGAATCCTCTCCGCCCGCCGCGCCGTCGTCCAGTACTACGAGACCCGCGGCATCCACAATCTCGGCACCGACGAGGTCTTCCTCGGCAACGGAGTCAGCGAACTCATCACCTTGAGCCTGCAGGCGCTGTGCAACCCGGAGGACGAGATCCTCGTCCCCGGGCCCGACTACCCGCTGTGGACCGCCTCGGTGGCGCTGTCCGGCGGCACCCCCGTCCACTACCGCTGCGCGGAAGAAGATGCGTGGCAGCCGGATTTGGACGACCTCGAGTCCCGGATCACCGAACGCACCCGCGGAATCGTCGTCATCAACCCGAACAACCCGACCGGAGCGGTGTACTCGAAGGAGACGCTGCAGAAGATCGCCGACATCGCCCGCCGCCACGGCCTCATCGTCTTCTCCGACGAGATCTACGAGAAGATCACCTACAACGGCGTCGAACTGGTCAATATGGCCACGCTCACCGGCGACGACGTTCTGTGCCTGACCTTCTCGGGTTTGTCGAAGGCCTACCGGGTCGCCGGCTATCGTTCCGGTTGGCTGGCGATCACCGGGCCGCTGGACGAAGCGCACAGCTACCTCGAGGGCATCAAACTGCTTGCGAATATGCGCATGTGCTCGAATGTTCCGGCCCAGCACGCTATCCAGGCGGCCCTGGGCGGAAAGCAGTCGATCGACGACCTCATCCTGCCGACGGGCCGCCTCGGCCACCAGATGCAGGTCGCCTACGAGGGGCTGAACTCGATCGACGGGGTCTCGGCCCACCGGGCCGACGGCGCGCTGTACATGTTCGCGAAGCTCGATGTCGAGAAGTTCGGCATCACCGATGACGAGCAGTTCGCCCTCGACCTGCTGCGCGAACAGAAGATCCTCGTCTCCCACGGCACGGCCTTCAACTGGCCCAAGCCCGATCATTTCCGACTCGTCACCCTGCCGTCGGTCGAGGTGCTCACCGAGGCGATCGAACGTCTCGACACGTTCCTCTCCGGTTACCGGCAGGTCGCTCCGACGACGTGTGAGCTGCCCATCGTGCGCGAACCCGCACGCGCCGGATCCGCAGCAGCCGGCTGA
- a CDS encoding helix-turn-helix domain-containing protein, with product MTEIEDESGTVSAAAVAEIVRALTRGVDLDRTALARGLEHHPDLIDSFSDLSSTMTRWKQKDRERSALLESASELIRVRDTEKLLQKLVDRAQTLIGCDIAYLSQYYPETDDLRVQASRGAISANLKELRVPPGVGLAGQVVRDRAAQWTSNYDLTRLPHERRVDSAVKAERMESLLGVPMVVDGEVLGALFAANRYPHDFTTDEITLLSALADHASVVLKTAQLMGDLAEAAQASAEAEETAAAQASTLQRLVEVEEQLTQLVLQGQGVPAVLDAISKLLQADVIVVDSGRLGSPNFPADEEFFDGIAVDNADVHAALSHSRATGRSAQVDGAQHLYVASVASHRRQHSGLFVRFTDEPADGDANIVAQAAQTLALIRMNEQARADAENRVRGELAVDIIAGTRDLSELEARSRIGSFSLSGPWRLMTIQGDSDNDDRLGAHLVRIEPRILMTQRSPGITVLLPSAVFRDRPTLDTLFEESGALDSSLVIISDTDYDRKQLRTAEDEMWSCIRILNSLGISEGIFPTEDFAPYTAMFGTAPEQVERFMERMLGPLRRWDRTHSAELLSTLREYFESGMNIRSTATRMSVHVNTVKQRLERADLVLGQGWRAPERAFRLQVALRLDKLKSFL from the coding sequence ATGACTGAGATCGAAGATGAATCGGGGACCGTGTCCGCGGCCGCCGTGGCCGAGATCGTCAGAGCTCTCACTCGCGGAGTCGATCTCGACCGCACGGCGCTGGCCCGCGGTCTCGAGCACCACCCCGACCTCATCGACTCCTTCTCCGATCTCTCTTCGACCATGACCCGGTGGAAGCAGAAGGATCGAGAGCGTTCGGCCCTGCTCGAAAGCGCCTCGGAGCTCATCCGTGTGCGAGACACCGAGAAGCTGCTGCAGAAGCTCGTCGACCGCGCCCAAACACTCATCGGATGCGATATCGCCTACCTCTCCCAGTACTATCCAGAGACCGACGACCTACGTGTTCAGGCAAGTCGCGGAGCGATCTCGGCGAATCTCAAAGAACTGCGAGTGCCTCCCGGCGTCGGACTGGCAGGACAGGTCGTGCGTGATCGCGCCGCACAGTGGACGTCGAACTACGATCTGACCCGACTGCCTCACGAAAGACGCGTCGACTCCGCGGTGAAGGCCGAGCGCATGGAATCACTCCTCGGAGTGCCGATGGTCGTCGACGGCGAAGTCCTCGGCGCACTCTTCGCGGCCAACCGCTATCCACATGACTTCACCACCGACGAGATCACCCTGCTGTCAGCTCTCGCAGACCACGCTTCCGTGGTGCTGAAGACGGCGCAGCTGATGGGAGACCTCGCAGAGGCGGCCCAAGCCTCCGCGGAAGCCGAGGAGACGGCAGCCGCGCAGGCCAGCACCCTCCAACGGCTCGTCGAGGTCGAGGAGCAGCTGACGCAGCTCGTCCTGCAGGGACAAGGAGTCCCCGCAGTTCTCGACGCCATCTCCAAATTGCTCCAGGCCGACGTGATCGTCGTCGACAGTGGACGCCTCGGCTCTCCGAACTTCCCCGCCGACGAGGAATTCTTCGACGGCATCGCGGTGGACAATGCTGACGTCCACGCGGCGCTGAGTCACAGCCGGGCGACGGGCCGAAGCGCACAGGTCGATGGAGCACAGCACCTGTATGTCGCCTCGGTGGCTTCCCACCGCCGACAGCACAGCGGACTGTTCGTCCGCTTCACCGACGAACCGGCGGACGGTGACGCGAACATCGTCGCTCAGGCGGCGCAGACGCTCGCGCTCATCCGAATGAACGAACAAGCCCGGGCCGATGCCGAGAACCGAGTCCGTGGAGAACTCGCAGTCGACATCATTGCCGGCACTCGTGATCTCAGTGAGCTCGAGGCCCGTTCCCGAATCGGCAGCTTCAGCCTCTCCGGACCCTGGAGACTGATGACGATTCAGGGCGACAGCGATAACGATGACCGCCTCGGCGCCCACCTGGTCCGCATCGAGCCGCGCATTCTCATGACGCAGCGATCCCCCGGGATCACGGTGCTCCTTCCCAGCGCCGTGTTCCGCGACAGGCCCACCCTGGACACCCTGTTCGAGGAGTCGGGCGCCCTCGACAGTTCGTTGGTGATCATCTCCGACACCGATTACGACCGGAAGCAGCTGCGCACCGCCGAGGACGAAATGTGGTCATGCATCCGCATTCTCAATTCCCTCGGCATCAGCGAAGGAATCTTTCCCACCGAGGACTTCGCACCCTATACCGCAATGTTCGGCACCGCGCCGGAGCAGGTGGAGAGATTCATGGAACGGATGCTCGGGCCGCTGCGCCGATGGGACCGAACCCATTCAGCCGAGCTGCTCTCGACGCTGCGGGAGTACTTCGAATCCGGCATGAACATCCGCAGCACCGCGACCCGAATGTCGGTGCATGTCAACACCGTCAAGCAACGCCTGGAGAGAGCCGATCTCGTACTCGGTCAGGGGTGGAGGGCACCGGAGCGGGCATTCCGCCTTCAGGTCGCTCTCCGTCTGGACAAGCTGAAGTCGTTCCTCTAG